Below is a window of Rhizobium sp. NXC14 DNA.
AAGCGCGAACATGGCGCCTGCGACAAGCGGGGTTTGCTCTGCCGGCTTCAAAACGATCGTGCAGCCGGCGGCCAACGCCGGCGCAATCTTGCGCGCGACCATCGAGGCCGGAAAATTCCAGGGCGTGATGGCGCCGACGACGCCGACCGGCTGCTTGATCACCAACAGCCGTCTGTCGGTGGACGGCGCCGAGATCGTTTCGCCGTAGATGCGGTTCGCCTCTTCCGCATACCATTGGACATAAGCGGCGGCATGAGAAATCTCCGACTTCGCCTCGACAAGCGGCTTGCCCATTTCGCAAGTTAGAATGGCGGCGAGATCATCGACGTGATCGACAATCAACTGGTGCCACCGCCACAGGATGTCGGAGCGCTCGCGCGCGGTCAGGCCGGCCCAACGCTCTCCTGCGGCATCAGCCCTGTCGATAGCGAGCGCCACATCCGAGGCCTGCATGTCCGGCAGATCCGCCAGCAAATCGCCGGTGGAAGGATTGTGGACCGCAAAGCGTTTGGCGGTCTCGATCGGGCCAGCGGCTGCTGCAAGATCGCCGAATGTTTTGATGTCGTTGATATGCTTTTTGAGCGCCTGCGTAAGCGTCACGGCGTTCTCCTCCTCAACTGGGCTGCCGCCCGTTTCCTTCGCCGTCAAACGACAGAACCGGAGCGGCCCTTCGACCGCTCCGGCTATATGCCGCGATGGTGCGGGGAAGTTCAGCCGACAGCGATGACGGCTTCGATTTCCACCTTGGCGCCTTTCGGCAGAGCTTTCACCTCATAGCAGGCCCGCGCCGGAAACGGCTCGGAGAAAAACTCGGCATAGACGCGGTTGACCTCCGCGAAATCCCCAAGGTCGGTCAGCAGCACCGTGGTCTTGACCGTCTTCGAAAGTTCGGTTCCCGCTTGCCTGGCAATAGCGGCCACGTTCTTCAGGCACTGTTCGGCCTGCTTGACCGCATCGTCAGAATTGAACTCGCCGGTGGCCGGGTCGATCGGCAGCTGTCCGGACACGAACAGGAGGTTGCCGGTCTTAATGGCCTGGGAGTAGGGGCCGACAGCGCCTGGGGCATCGGCGGTAGAAATAGCGGTGATCACATCAGGTCTCCAGAGTAAAATTATTCAAGTTGGCGTCAGGCGTAGCGAGCGACGGCGAGCTCGGTTGCGTCGATCTCAGGCTTGCGGCCGCTCACGAGATCGCTGATCACTCGGGCCGATCCGGTGCTCATCGTCCAGCCAAGCGTGCCGTGGCCGGTGTTCAGATAAAGGCCGCTGATCTTGGTTGGGCCGATGACCGGGGTGCCGTCGGGCGTCATCGGTCGCAGTCCGGACCAGAAGGTCGCTTGGGAGACGTCGCCGCCGGGGAAGAGGTCGGTGACGGAGTGCTCCAGCGTGCGCCGGCGAGCCTGGCCGAGATCGTTTGTGTAGCCGGAAATTTCCGCCATGCCGCCGACACGGATGCGGTCGCCGAGCCTCGTGATCGCGATCTTGAAGGTCTCGTCCATGACAGTCGATTTCGGGGCGCGCGAGGCATCGGTGATCGGGATCGTCAGCGAATAGCCCTTGACCGGATAGACCGGCAGTTTGATGCCGTAGCGCTTCAGGAACGTCGGCGAATGGCTGCCGAACGCGACGACAACCGCATCGGCCGCAATCCGCTCATCGCCGGTCACGACACCGCGTACTTGGTTCCCTTCGACACCGAGCCGTTTGACCGTCGTGTTGAAGAGAAAGCGGACGCCGAGGCCTGTTGCCTTTTTGGTGAGCGCATTGGTGAACTTGAAGCAGTCGCCTGTTTCGTCTTTCGGCGTCAGCAGCCCGCCGACGATTTTCTCGCGGACTTGGGCAAGCGCCGGTTCGACCCGCACACAGCCGTCGCGGTCCAGCACTTCATAAGGCACGCCGTCGGCTGCGAGAGCCTTCACGTCCTTGGCAGACGCGTCGAGCTGCTGCTGCGTGCGAAAAAGCTGCACGGTGCCCTGCATGTTTTCGTCATAGGCAAGACCGGTTTCTTCGCGCAGTTCGGCGAGTGCCAGACGGCTGTAGTTCGCCAGCCGAAGCATGCGGCTCTTGTTAACCGCATAGCGTTTCGACGTGCAGTTCGACAGCATCTTGAGCAGCCACGAGAGCATGGCCGCATCGAACTTCGGCCGCAGGATCAGCGGCGCGTGCTCCATGAACAGCCATTTCAGCGCCTTCATCGGAATGCCGGGCGCTGCCCAGGGCGAGCAGTAGCCGAACGAAACCTGGCCGGCATTGGCGAAGCTTGTTTCCAGCGCAGGGCCTGGCTGACGGTCGATGACCGTCACCTCATGGCCGGCCTTGGCCAGCTGGTAGGCGGAAGTGACACCGACGATGCCGGAGCCTAGAACAACAACTTTCATGATTTCCCCAATGATGGAGCCGACCGGGCTCTTAACGATGTTGCCGATAGTAGCGGTGACCGAGGCTGGTCAGGATCTCGTAGGAGATCGTGCCGGCATCGCGCGCGATGTCCTCAAGCGACTGATGCGGACCGATGACCTCGACCAGGCTTCCAAGATGTAACGTGTCCTCAGGCAGGGCGGACACGTCGATCGTGATGCTGTCCATCGAGACCCGGCCGACGATCGGCAGGCGGATGCCTTGGTAATAGACGGCGCCGCGTCCGCTCAAGGCCCTCGGGAGACCATCGGCGTAGCCGGCAGCGATCGTCGCAAGGCGTGTCACGCCTTCGGTCACATGAACGCCGCTATAGCCGACCCTTGTGCCCGCCGGCACGGTGCGTGTCTGTACGACCGCCACTTCGAGACTGACGACCGGCTCCATAGGGTTCGGCTCCCCACTCGTCGGCGCGCCGCCGTAAAGCGCGATCCCGGGTCTGACGAGGACGCCATGGTACGGGTCGCCCAGGAACACGCCGCCGGAATTGGCGAAGGAAATGTCGAAGCCAGCGAACTCGTCGGCGATGCGGCGTATCTCCGCCAGCTGTTCAGCGTTCTGCGTCGCATCGAGTTCGTCGGCTGAGGCCAGATGGCTCATGATGAACAAGATTTCGACATTGCCATGCTCATCGAGGGCCTTGGCGAGCGCAGATCGCTCTTCCGGTGGGAGGCCGAGGCGCGACATGCCGGTGTCGAATTGCACGACTGCGGGCAGGGTGCGTTTGAGCGAGCGGGCAGCTGCACACCACCGGCGATATTGCTCAAGAGAATTGAGAACGGGAACGATGCCCCTCTCGGCGCTCGCGAGCTCGGTTCCCGGCTGCAAACCATTCAGCACGAAGACTTGCGCATCGGGCGCGAGCGCAAGCCGGAGCTCCTGTGCTTCAACGAACTGTGCAACGAAGAAATGCCGGCAGCCCCGTTCGTAAAGCGCCCGCGAGACCCGCTCCGCACCAAGGCCATAGGCATCCGCCTTGACAACCGCGGCCGCGCGGCCCGGCGTGACCATCGCGGCGAGCTTCGCGTAGTTACGGCAAAGTGCTGCGATATCGATCGTCAGATAACCCGTCGCGCCGATCCCGGCAGCGCCCGCACTTGCATGTTTTGCCGATAGAAGGTGGTCCATCTTCCGCTCCCTAGACTGTGCGGAAGATATGAAATAATCAGCGAAAGAGCCTGCGAATCTGCGCTTTGAATGAGCGAAGATCCGTATAGAATCGCACAATGTGCGGCCTTTTGAAAGATTCTGCCATGAGCGCCCTCGATAACATCGACCGGAACATTTTGAGGCTGCTGCGCGTCGATGCGCGTATGAGCAACGCCAAGCTCGCGGTCGAGGTTGGCCTGTCGCCATCCGCTTGCCTGAGGCGCATCAAGATCATGGAAAATGCTGGCGTCATCCGTGGCTATACGGCGCTCGTCGACACGGCAAGTTCAGACGCAATGATCGCCGTGATCATCAACATCACCCTCGAACGGCAAACGGAAGACTATCTCGACAGGTTCGAGGCGGCTGTGCGCAAGCATCCCGAAATCCGCGAATGTTACCTGATGACCGGCAGATCAGACTATATGCTGCGCGTCGACGTCGACAGTGCAGGGGCTTTCGAGCGGATACACAAGGAGGTGCTTTCAACGCTCCCCGGTGTGTTGCGCATCTATTCGAGCTTCTCGATCCGGGATGTGCTGGCGGCCCGCCAAAAGGGCGGCCGAAGTACCGCCGCACGTTGACCAGTCGCGTGGCAAGCCGCTTTCGTTTGATTGCAAGGGGAGGACCCGAGATGCGGGTGATGGCAAGGGAAGCAGCGAGACGTCATCTCGATGCATCCGCTACTTTTCGAGGGTCGCGTTGCTGCGAGATCAACAATTCCGTTCGATCATCGCTTTGAAACCGGCCGGTAGTCGCGCTGAGGTTCGCCGACATAGAGCGGGCGCGGCCGGCCAATACGCTGTTCTGGATCTTCGATCATTTCATTCCACTGCGCCACCCAGCCGACGGTTCGCGCGAGCGCAAAGAGGACGTGAACATCGTGGTCGGGAAGCCCAGGGCGCGCAGCGTGATGCCCGAGTAGAAGTCGACATTGGGGTAGAGCTTTTTATCGATGAAGTAGGGTTCGTTGAGCGCGATTTTTTCAAGCTCGAGCGCAACCCGCATCAGCGGATCGTCGCTCTGTCCCGTCGCCTCGAGCACCTCATAAGCCGTAGAGCATTAACAGACTTCGAGAAAATCCCCTTGCTCGGCGAGTTGTTCGATCGGACAGCCGCGGTGCAGGAGAACCCCTTCATCGCCATCGATATAGGTGATCTAGGATTCGCATGAGGTCGTCGACGTGAAGCCCGGGTCGTAGATAGCTTGGCGTTCGGTATAACCCGCGGATGCGATCCATCATGCTGGCGGTTTGCTCGACATGGGGTTTTAGGTTTCGATCCAGAGCAGGCCGGCGCCATTGTTGAGCGCATTGATGCAGTCAAGGACGCAACGGTCGGCGCCGGTGCCTTCACGGAACTGGAACAGGTTGGACGGCAGCCGCTCCGCAGGACCTTGGACCCGCGAGTGACTAGGACATCACCGTTGGAGGTCTGCTGGCTGGTGATGTCCTAGCAATCAAGGGAAGCGTTGTACTGGTCGCCGATATCGCCTTCGCTGGCGCTGAAGGCGATCTGTTTGGTCAGGCCTGCACCGAGAGAATCCGTGCGGGCAACGATGATGCCGTTGTCGATGCCGAGCTCGAGAAACGCATAGCGGCAGGCACAGTTCTTGGCGACGAATTCCTAATGGGGATTGGTCACCTTGCCGTCCTGAGGACCGCAGTGCGTTTCGTCGGAAACCTGGTTTCCGATCTGCAGGGCGCAAGCGCCGGCTTCGATCATCTTTTTGCA
It encodes the following:
- a CDS encoding RidA family protein, whose product is MITAISTADAPGAVGPYSQAIKTGNLLFVSGQLPIDPATGEFNSDDAVKQAEQCLKNVAAIARQAGTELSKTVKTTVLLTDLGDFAEVNRVYAEFFSEPFPARACYEVKALPKGAKVEIEAVIAVG
- a CDS encoding D-amino acid dehydrogenase; translated protein: MKVVVLGSGIVGVTSAYQLAKAGHEVTVIDRQPGPALETSFANAGQVSFGYCSPWAAPGIPMKALKWLFMEHAPLILRPKFDAAMLSWLLKMLSNCTSKRYAVNKSRMLRLANYSRLALAELREETGLAYDENMQGTVQLFRTQQQLDASAKDVKALAADGVPYEVLDRDGCVRVEPALAQVREKIVGGLLTPKDETGDCFKFTNALTKKATGLGVRFLFNTTVKRLGVEGNQVRGVVTGDERIAADAVVVAFGSHSPTFLKRYGIKLPVYPVKGYSLTIPITDASRAPKSTVMDETFKIAITRLGDRIRVGGMAEISGYTNDLGQARRRTLEHSVTDLFPGGDVSQATFWSGLRPMTPDGTPVIGPTKISGLYLNTGHGTLGWTMSTGSARVISDLVSGRKPEIDATELAVARYA
- the alr gene encoding alanine racemase, whose protein sequence is MDHLLSAKHASAGAAGIGATGYLTIDIAALCRNYAKLAAMVTPGRAAAVVKADAYGLGAERVSRALYERGCRHFFVAQFVEAQELRLALAPDAQVFVLNGLQPGTELASAERGIVPVLNSLEQYRRWCAAARSLKRTLPAVVQFDTGMSRLGLPPEERSALAKALDEHGNVEILFIMSHLASADELDATQNAEQLAEIRRIADEFAGFDISFANSGGVFLGDPYHGVLVRPGIALYGGAPTSGEPNPMEPVVSLEVAVVQTRTVPAGTRVGYSGVHVTEGVTRLATIAAGYADGLPRALSGRGAVYYQGIRLPIVGRVSMDSITIDVSALPEDTLHLGSLVEVIGPHQSLEDIARDAGTISYEILTSLGHRYYRQHR
- a CDS encoding Lrp/AsnC family transcriptional regulator; translated protein: MSALDNIDRNILRLLRVDARMSNAKLAVEVGLSPSACLRRIKIMENAGVIRGYTALVDTASSDAMIAVIINITLERQTEDYLDRFEAAVRKHPEIRECYLMTGRSDYMLRVDVDSAGAFERIHKEVLSTLPGVLRIYSSFSIRDVLAARQKGGRSTAAR